In the Acidobacteriota bacterium genome, CTCAGCGCGTGCTCGGGAGCGAAGAGCGTAGCCGTCACTACGGTCGAGCGAGCATGGATGCGCTGAGGGGAAAGGGACAAGCCAGGGCACGCCCAGCGCCCTGTGTTACTGCAGGGCATCCCAGTCGGACCAACAAGGTGTCGAAAACAAAAGCCGTTTCATTTTGAATCGAGCGACCTGGTGAGAAACGCGGGCTCTGGGCCGCATCCGTCGAACCTGCTGCAGCTTCCCTGGGTGCCGCCGCGGCCGGCAGCGTCACGACCGGGAAGGTGTCACAAGGCCTTCTTGGCCTGCTGCCAGAGCTCTTCCATCTCATCGAGGGTGGTGTTTCCGAGGTCCTTGCCCGCCCGCCGCAACGCGGCCTCCATGAACTGAAATCGCTCCACGAACTTCCGGTTGGACTTCCGCAATGCCGTTTCGGGGTCGATGTCCAGAAACCGGGCGATATTGACCGCCGCAAAGAGCAGGTCCCCGACCTCCTGTTCGACTTTTTCACGCCTTGCAGCCGGTGGCGATTCCATAGCCTGCCTGAGTTCCCCGATTTCCTCCTCCAGCTTTTCGACGACCCCGTCGATGTGAGACCAGTCAAAGCCGACCCGGGAGGCCTTGCCGGTGATCTTCAGTGCGGTCAGGAGGGCCGGAAGCCGGGGCAAATGGTCAAGGATCGAGTCTTCCCCGCCTCGACCGTCCGACCCGCCGACGCGTTCCCGGCGCTTGATGTGCTCCCACTGGTGCAACACCCCCTCGGCACTATCCGCCTTGGCGTCGCCGAACACGTGGGGATGGCGTCTCACCATCTTGTCGACGACTCCCTCCGCCACCTTGTCGATGTCGAAGGCGCCTTCCGTTTCGGCCATCTGTGACAGAAAAACCACCTGGAACAACAGATCTCCCAACTCGCTGCAAAAGGCTGACCGGTCGCCGCTGTCCAGCGCCTCCAGGGTCTCGTAAGCTTCCTCCAGCAGGAGGGGCTTGAGCGTATCGAAGGTTTGCTCGCGGTCCCAGGGACAACCATCAGGGCCCCGCAACCGATCCACCAGGGCAACCAACACCAGGAATTTCTGTCCCTTCATGGCCATTCAGGCTGATCTCCGCCGCAGCGCGTCTTCGGATTCCAGGCGGTTGCCGCCCTTGCGCTTGGCCCGGTACATGAGTCGATCGGCCGCTTCAATGAAGTCCCAGCTCTCCATCCCGGGAGAGTACTCCGCGATTCCGGCGCTGAATCCGACCGCACCGGCCAGGGCTTGGGAGACGGCCCGGCGGAGCCGGTCCACCAGGACCTGGGCTTCGGCCCGACTGGTGTGGGGCAGCAGCAGCACAAACTCGTCGCCTCCGTAGCGAAACGCCCGGTCCGTCTTGGCCCGAATGGTCCGGGAAACGACGGCTCCCACGGTTCGAAGCAGACGATCCCCCGCCAGGTGGCCGTGGGTGTCGTTGTATTCCTTGAATCCATCCAGGTCGAACAGACACAGGGAACAGGCGCTGCCGGCCCGTTTGGCCCGATCCATTTCCCTCGGCAACTGCTCGAACAGATCCCGCTGGTTGTAGAGGCCGGTCAGATCGTCGGTGACCGTAAGCCGCTTCAACTGGCGCTCCAGCGCAACCTTGCGGCTGTCAATCTTGGCCCGGGACGCCCGCACCTGCTCGCGCAGTTGAGCATTTTCCAGGGCCAGGGCCGCCAGGTCCGCCGCCAGCCTCAGGAAGTCCCGGTCGGAACGGTCCAGGGAGTCGCCGGCCGAGTGTCCGAGCACCAGGGCGCCCGCCAGGTGTCCCCCGGCCATCAGGGGCAGCAGAGTATGAGTAGCAGCCGCCACCGGAAAGGGAGGAACCCGGTTGCCGGCACCGGGTCTGGAGTTACGGCGTCCGAAGACAGGAGCCCCGGGAACTTCCAGGATGGGCGCCAACAACGGGTGGTCCAGCGGAACACGCCCCCAAAACTCAGGGCTACCATTGGATTGGACCTCCACTGCCGTGACCTCCCAGGCCTTGCGTTCCCGATCGAGTCGGGCCAACGCCCAACAGTCGCCACCGATGACCGGACGGCTTTGATCCCTGATCACCCCGAGAATTTCCCCCGGCTTCAGGCCGGCGGTCAGGCTCCTGGCCATGGCAGCCGCGGCCTGCATCCTTCCATTTCGCGCCGTTCCCGATTCAGACCGTCGCCCCCCGGCCCGGCCGACTGTATCGGGAGCCGTGCCCTGATGCACCGCTCTTGGTTCCCGTAACCGTCGATCGGGAGTCCCAGCCGGCATCCCATCCACCCCCTTCCCTGTCTCTATCGCTACCGATACCGCAGTTCCACGCTCCAACCGTCAATCAGCTTGAGGGGATGGATGCGATACTCCCGCGGCTGGAGTGCCAATGCCTCCAGGTCCTTGCGATGGCCCAGCCGTCGAATGGTGTGCCATTGGGTCTTGCGCACAATCCGGCCGCCGCTGTCCCAGAAGGCCAGTCCGGCGGCTCCCCCGGCGTATCCTTGCTTGCCTGCCGGGCATACCGGCTGCCGTGCATGTTGCGTGGCGTGACGTCTTCGAAGAAGACGGTTCGGGTGCCCCGGGTGATCTTTCGGAAATAGTCGTAGTCCACCCTTTGGGTCCCGTCCCCTCCGGTATAGACGCAGAGGATATCCACCAGCCCTTCTCGAGTCCAGGTCTCCAGATCCAGGGCGGCGTGGCGATTCCAGACGGCGTCGTAGCCCACATTGGCCAGCACCTCTATCCGGGGCCCCTCGGGGCGCTGGCGGTCCAGCCGCCCGCGCAACTCCCGCATAAAGGTGGTGACGTAGGTTGCCCAGTGCCTCTCCAAGCGCTCGTCCGCCGCCGGTGGGTCGCCCCGGCGGCGCCGGGCCGGTTCAGGGAGCCGGCGGGGATCGATGCCGTACGCCTTCTTGAAATCCTCGACCACCGGAGGCTCAAACAGCACGAAGGGGGGCCTGCGGATATAGATCAATTGCACGCCCTTGACTCCATAGCCCGCCAATTCCGCCAGCAGGTCCAGGTAGAACCCTCTCACCTGGCTGTAGGCCAGGCTCAGCCGGACAATGCCGTGACCCTCCCGATCGCGGCAGCGCCACTGCGGGTGCCGTTTCCAGAAATGCACGGGCTCGAACCAGACCGGAGGCATGGTGGCCATGGTCCCCATGCGAAATCCCAGGTAGACCTCGATGTCCATGGAATGGGCATGATCCACCGCCACCTTGAGCGGGTCGATGCCGCGGGACTGAAAGCGGCGGAGGCTCTCGGCGGCCCGCTTCCCCGCCTCCACCGGGAAGTCTTCCTCTCCGGCCCCCATCATCGCTCCCACCCGGCTGGGATAGAGGGTTTGGCCGGCTCCGATTCCCCCGGTTCCCAGAAAGAGCTTCCCGACATCGGTGCCCCGCAGCGGCTCCAGGTTCTCCTGAATGTCCTGCACCGTCCGCGCACCCGAATGAAAAGGACCCTGTCCGTCCATCTCAGCCGCCAGAAACCTGGTTTCGGGGCGCCCGCCGGCCATCCGGTACTCCTCGACTTCTTCCGCGGTCAACGGAACCAGCCGCACAAAGGCAAGTTGGGCCACGCTGGGATGGCTGGTCCTCAGGTGAGAGATCACCAATTGCTGCCCGCCGAGGTCGGCGGCCTTCCAGAAGACCTCCTCGATGTCGGTCACCCCGATGGCCGGGCGCGGGCGAAGCCAACTCCCGTCGGGCTTGCGCTGGTAACCCAGCCGACTCGGGGCCAGACTCTCGAAGAGTCTCTCATCGCTCAGCTTCAGCCTCAGTCTGAACTCCTCGATCCTGGCCCCTCCGAAGAGCCCCACGTAGATGGCATGCCATCCCTGAACCGGCAGGGACAGCTTCAGATCGGGAGGATGAGTCAACTGGCCCCTGGCCACCATCACCCCCTGGATGCCCGTTTCGGTACGGTAGGGGATGGTGTACCAGCATCCCTTCCTGGGCTTGGGGCTGATCGCCTCACGCGGCTCCGCGCTGGAAAGGTCCGCCAGCAAGACCCCCGTGTGGCGGGGCGAGTGCCAGAAGCCGGGTGCCGCCGCTCTGGAGCCGCCCTCGGCGCGGGCCTCGACCGCCTGGAAAACGGCCGGCGCCAGGCCCACCGCCCTGATAAACCCTCTTCGGGAAACCGAAGTCTTTGGATCCGATGTTTGGCTCATCCTCACGCTTCCTGCTCAGCGCCGGTAGGTTACTTCCAGTTCCAGCGCTGCCAGCGTCAGCGCTGACGCGGCTGCTGCCGCCAGCTCCACCTTTACCACGTTGATTCCCCGACGCATCGCCTGGGCCGGCACAGGGCC is a window encoding:
- the mazG gene encoding nucleoside triphosphate pyrophosphohydrolase produces the protein MAMKGQKFLVLVALVDRLRGPDGCPWDREQTFDTLKPLLLEEAYETLEALDSGDRSAFCSELGDLLFQVVFLSQMAETEGAFDIDKVAEGVVDKMVRRHPHVFGDAKADSAEGVLHQWEHIKRRERVGGSDGRGGEDSILDHLPRLPALLTALKITGKASRVGFDWSHIDGVVEKLEEEIGELRQAMESPPAARREKVEQEVGDLLFAAVNIARFLDIDPETALRKSNRKFVERFQFMEAALRRAGKDLGNTTLDEMEELWQQAKKAL
- a CDS encoding GGDEF domain-containing protein codes for the protein MQAAAAMARSLTAGLKPGEILGVIRDQSRPVIGGDCWALARLDRERKAWEVTAVEVQSNGSPEFWGRVPLDHPLLAPILEVPGAPVFGRRNSRPGAGNRVPPFPVAAATHTLLPLMAGGHLAGALVLGHSAGDSLDRSDRDFLRLAADLAALALENAQLREQVRASRAKIDSRKVALERQLKRLTVTDDLTGLYNQRDLFEQLPREMDRAKRAGSACSLCLFDLDGFKEYNDTHGHLAGDRLLRTVGAVVSRTIRAKTDRAFRYGGDEFVLLLPHTSRAEAQVLVDRLRRAVSQALAGAVGFSAGIAEYSPGMESWDFIEAADRLMYRAKRKGGNRLESEDALRRRSA